A stretch of the Lolium perenne isolate Kyuss_39 chromosome 3, Kyuss_2.0, whole genome shotgun sequence genome encodes the following:
- the LOC127345827 gene encoding probable NADPH:quinone oxidoreductase 1, with the protein MEAEPIIRVVAVCGSLRKASYNSGLLRAAAEVCEESIPGMRVDHVDISDLPLLNTDLETADGGFPPAVEAFRDHVRAADCFLFGSPEFNYSIATPLKNALDWASRGKNCWADKPAAIVSAGGGFGGGRSQYHLRQIGVFLDLHFINKPELFVQAFQQPPKFDGDGNLIDAEIRERIKQVLLSLQAFTLRFQKKD; encoded by the exons ATGGAGGCGGAACCCATCATCCGCGTCGTCGCCGTCTGCGGCTCTCTCCGGAAGGCCTCCTACAACAGCGGCCTCCTCCGCGCCG CCGCAGAGGTGTGCGAGGAGTCCATCCCGGGGATGCGCGTGGACCACGTCGACATCTCCGACCTGCCGCTGCTCAACACCGACCTCGAGACCGCCGACGGGGGATTCCCGCCCGCCGTCGAGGCCTTCCGCGACCACGTCCGCGCCGCCGACTGCTTCCTCTTCGGCTCGCCCGAGTTCAACTACTCCATCGCAA CCCCACTGAAGAATGCACTAGATTGGGCTTCCAGAGGAAAGAATTGCTGGGCAGACAAACCTGCCGCGATTGTCAGTGCTGGAGGTGGCTTTGGAGGAGGCAGATCGCAGTACCATCTCCGTCAAATTGGGGTGTTCTTAGATCTTCATTTCATCAACAAGCCAGAGCTATTTGTCCAAGCATTTCAGCAGCCACCTAAGTTTGACGGCGATGGGAACCTTATTGACGCTGAGATCAGAGAGCGAATCAAGCAAGTGCTCTTATCCCTCCAGGCCTTCACACTCAGGTTCCAGAAGAAGGATTGA